A portion of the Epinephelus moara isolate mb chromosome 4, YSFRI_EMoa_1.0, whole genome shotgun sequence genome contains these proteins:
- the LOC126389404 gene encoding charged multivesicular body protein 1b-like — MSAMEKHLFNLKFAAKELHRNSKRCDKEERAEKSKVKQAIQKGNMEAAKIHAENAIRQKHQSINFLRMSARVDAVASRVQTAVTMNQVSKSMSGVVKSMDATLKSMNLEKISALMDKFENQFETLDVQTAQMEDTMGNTTTLTTPQNEVDTLLHEMADEAGLDLNLELPAGQTSALASSVASTEQDELSQRLSRLRDQVS, encoded by the exons ATGTCGGCTATGGAGA AACACCTGTTCAACCTCAAGTTTGCTGCCAAGGAGCTTCACCGCAACTCCAAGAGATGTGACAAAGAGGAAAGGGCAGAAAAGTCTAAAGTGAAGCAG GCTATCCAGAAAGGTAATATGGAAGCAGCTAAGATCCATGCAGAGAATGCCATCCGTCAGAAGCATCAGTCCATCAACTTCTTGAGGATGAGTGCACGTGTGGATGCTGTGGCTTCTAGGGTCCAGACTGCTGTCACTATGAACCAG GTGTCTAAATCCATGTCTGGAGTGGTCAAGTCTATGGATGCTACGCTGAAAAGTATGAACCTGGAGAAG ATCTCTGCATTAATGGACAAGTTTGAAAACCAGTTTGAAACTCTTGACGTGCAGACAGCTCAGATGGAAGACACAATGGGCAACACCACCACTCTGACAACACCTCAG AATGAAGTGGATACTCTGCTGCATGAGATGGCTGATGAAGCAGG gttGGATCTTAACCTGGAGCTTCCTGCAGGCCAGACTTCCGCACTGGCTTCATCTGTGGCATCAACAGAGCAG GACGAACTATCCCAGAGGCTGTCTAGACTGCGAGACCAGGTGTCGTAA